GCTGCTCCTTCTCTTACAGTACATGTATTCAGAAGAACAAGATCAGAAACATCTATATCATCAACAATCTCATACCCGATAGACTGAAGCATTTTCTTCATTTTTGCACTTTCATTTACATTCATTTGACAGCCGTAAGTAATTATTGTTGCTTTTTTGTCCAATTTTTTAAACCATCCTTTCAACAAATCTCCTTATCCTTCAGCAAGCTTAGAATTCATATGACGTTTTTCCTTTGCTGCTAAAGTATTTACACCTTATTTATGTATGCTAATATATTTTTTTTAAAGTTAAGGTACTAACATAACATTATATTACATTTTCAGAAAAAATAAAATGTTTTTTTATAAAATAAAAGATTAATATTACTTTTTTATAAAATAAAATCCCGTTATCTAGAAATAAAGGGATTTTTATGTTAGTCTATTATAACTTCTGTATGGTATCTGTCTTCCGGAGCTCTGTAATTTACTATTCTGTTAACATAAATAGTACCTTCTTTTATCTCTCCCTGCACTTCCAAGTTTATATATTCATATGACTGAACATCAAACTTATCTGTTACTTTTTGAACTATATTTTCCAGAAGCCCTGTATTATCTACTAGATTATAACTTATCTCTTTATCTTTCAAAATCAGTCTGTCTTTCTTATAAACAAAAACTCCTGTGGCTGGATAATACTGCCCTTCTCTTATCTGCCCTACCGGCTTTGGCGCCTCTGTTGCTGCAGTTGTAGTTTTAGATGTCTGCGTTTTTTTGCTGTTCTTTTTATTTGCTGATGAACATGACATCAACAGTAATAAAATTAAGAATATTGATAACTTTTTCATATATTTCCTCCAAATATTATATATTTAATTTCTTTTATCTTTCCCTATTATTATACATATTTTTCCCTGTTAATTCAAGTTTTCATATTCAGCTTTACGGCTTTATTTATGAAAGCCCAGATCAGCCGGATTATAATCACCTGATATGTGTTCTGCTTTTCCTCCGTTTTTTTCATACTCTTTCCTCATTACAGCTACTTTTTCTATAAGCTCCACAGTATCTTCCTCAAGCTTATCCCTGTTAAAAATTCCTTTTGACCAGTAATCAAGAATCAGCTTACTGTCACCGTATATCATCGTTATTCCTTTTTTCACAGCATATTTCAAAGCTATATATATTCCCACAAGCTCGCCGTAATTATTTGTTCGTCCTTTTTTCAATACATAATTGCCGTGAACAGAAACTTTTTCCTCAGAAAGTATTTTGGGTAAAAGAGAATTGCCTTTATAGTCCGTTACACGTACTTCCACGCCTATGCCGCGCCCTGTTCCCGCATCAAAGTAAAGTGCTTTTTTATCTAAGACAGGTGCTTTCTTCTCCTTAATTTCATATTCTGCTCCGGAATCAAGCCATTCTTTGGCATCATCACGTGACGGAAATGATTTATAACGTGCTTTCTGACCTTTTACCAGTATTTCGCATTCTTTCCAGTTTTCCAGAATCCCGCTTTCGTCACTTTCCACAAGATAATATGCATAATATTTTTTTGCCATTTTTCTCCGGTTTCACTTTCAAATTTTTTTTAATTATAGCATATTATAAGGTTTTTAAAAAGTATAATATTCTTAATTATTTACGCTGTCAGTGTCATCTCTCATTACAGAGGTATTTTTAGTTTACTGAAAGTATTATTTGACAAACTTTAAAATAAATACTAAAATAATATGCGAATGATTTGCAAATTTATATAAGGTGATAAAAATTATGAAACATTTAACAAAAAACAGAAAAGAGATTCTGGATATAATCTCTGATTCCAAAAAACCGCTTAACGTAAAGCAAATAAAGACAAAAGTAGATTTTGATACTTCCACTATATACAGAGCTTTGGATTTTCTGGAAAATCTCGAGTATATACATTCCGTAATTTTTGATAATGAAAAATATTATTTCAAAGATAAAGACGGAAATTTTATTATATGTAATTCATGCAGGGAAATAGAAGTTTTTCCTGTTCAGTCTGTTAGTGAGGAAGAAAATATACTGAAACAAAAATTCGGCTTTTTGCCGTTATCTCATATTTTTTTATTTAAAGGTCTTTGCAGAAAATGTAACACATAATCCATGAAAGGAGATATTAATTATGAACAAAATATCAAAATACTTAATTACAGGCCTGTTTTTTCTTCTTTTTTTATTTTCATGCCAAAATCAGAAGAATCCCGATACATCCGCTGCTTCTGAAAATGCTGCTGCTTCAGATAAAAAAAATCATATTTCGGTAAGTATCCCGCCGTTAAAATGGATCACGGAAAAAATAGCCGGAGACGATTTTACGGTAACATCTGTAGTCAGTTCTAATATAAGTCCCGAATTATTTGATCCGTCGGTAAAAACTATTGAACAGCTTGAAGAATCAGACTTATATTTCTCTTTTGATTTATTTGCTTTTGAACATAAACTGGAAGATGCTGTAAGTAATCCCGGAAAGATATATAATGTTCTGGAAAATAATACCGGACTGCTGAAAGAAGCTGAAAACGAACATGCAGGAGAAGGACACAGCCACGGCGAATATGACCCGCATGTGTGGTTTTCTATGGATATAGATTCTTCAATTGCTGAAAACATCAAAAATGTTCTTTCGGAAAAATATCCCGAAAAAAAAGAAATATTTGAAAAAAATTATTCTGATTTTATTTCAGAAATTAACAGTTTCAAAGCCGGATTAAAGGATTCTGTCAACAGTAAGAAAAGCAGGATTTTTGTTATTTATCATCCCGCGCTTACTTACTTTGCAAAAGAATATAATCTTACGCAGATATCTGTAGAACAGGAAGGAAAAGAACCTACTGCACAATATTTACAGACTGTAATAGATGAAATCAGAAAAAACAATGTAGCAGTTCTTCTGGTACAGCCTCAGTTCCCGAAAAGTTCTGTGGAACTGATTTCCAAAGAAGTTCCCGGTATAAAAATTATAGAATTCAATCCCCTTGAGGAAAATATTTTTGACAATCTGAAAAAACTTACAGATTCATTGGAGTGAATATGACTAAACATTTGATTGAAATAAATAATCTGAATTTCAAATATGAAAATAATATAATACTGGATGATGTTTCTTTTAATATTACACAAAATGAAAACATAGGTATTTTGGGAAGAAACGGCGGTGGCAAGTCTACTTTAATAAAACTGATTCTCGGATTCCTAAAGCCTTCATCCGGTTCGATAAAATATAATATAGACAGAAAAAAGACGGGATATCTCCCGCAAATAAGGGAATTTGACGCGTCTTTCCCGATTTCGGTATATGATCTTGTTATATCAGGACTTACAGACAAAAAAAATCTGTTCAGAAAATTTAACTCGCAGGAAAAGAGGTCTGCTTCTGATATTATGGAAGAATTCGGCATACTGGAATTACAGGAGAAGCTTATAAACGAAGTTTCAGGCGGCCAGCTGCAGAGAGCCCTCATAGCCAGAGCGCTTATTTCTAATCCTGAACTGATTATACTTGATGAACCTGAGTCATTTCTGGATAAAAATTTCGAAGCAAAATTATATAATAAAATAAAAACATTAAAAGATTCCACAGTAATTATTATTTCACATGAACTGGACGAAATTTATAAATATATTGATTCAGTTTTACTTGTGGAAAAGGAAGCAAAATTTTATAAAGACAAAAATACTTTTATGAAAGGCAGATAAATGGACTTTATTACTTCAATATTAAAATATCCTTTTATGCAGAATGCATTAATCGTGGGATTTTTATCAAGCATATGCTGCGGTACCATAGGAACATACATAGTCAATAAAAAAATGGTATTTATTTCTTCCAGTATCAGCCATGCTTCATACGGAGGAATCGGAATCGGCTTATATCTGATCTCGGTATTTAATCTTCCTATAAAAGATCCTATACTTTTTGCACTTATTTTTTCCATATTTTCAGGAGTTCTTATTTTGCTTCTAAAAGATAAGTTTAACTTGAAAGATGATCTTAGTATAGGAATAATCATGACTTTCGGAATGGCTGTGGGAATTATTTTTTCCTTTATGACACCGGGCTATCAGGCCGATCTCTCTACTTACCTTTTTGGGAATATACTTTTATCGAACAAAGGGAATATAATATTTTTATTAGTTTTAGACATTATAATTATTATTGTTTTTTTTATTTTTTATAAAGCAATTATTTATAGCAGCTTTGATGAAAATTTTTATAATATTTATGGAGTTCCTGTAAAATTTATAAATTATCTGTTGATAATTCTGATATCTTCTGCTATTATAATAAATATAAAGACAATCGGTATCATTTTAATTATTTCTATATTGACAATTCCACAGGCGACAGCCTCACTGCTAGTAAAAAAGTACTATTTAATAATTATTCTTTCGGGGATTTTCTCATTTTTGGGAATACTTTCCGGTTTATATTTTTCATACAGTCTGAATATTCCTTCAGGCCCGGCAATAATACTGTCACTTACAGTTATTCTTTTGTTCACCAAAGG
This genomic stretch from Sebaldella sp. S0638 harbors:
- a CDS encoding ribonuclease H family protein, giving the protein MAKKYYAYYLVESDESGILENWKECEILVKGQKARYKSFPSRDDAKEWLDSGAEYEIKEKKAPVLDKKALYFDAGTGRGIGVEVRVTDYKGNSLLPKILSEEKVSVHGNYVLKKGRTNNYGELVGIYIALKYAVKKGITMIYGDSKLILDYWSKGIFNRDKLEEDTVELIEKVAVMRKEYEKNGGKAEHISGDYNPADLGFHK
- a CDS encoding Fur family transcriptional regulator, translating into MKHLTKNRKEILDIISDSKKPLNVKQIKTKVDFDTSTIYRALDFLENLEYIHSVIFDNEKYYFKDKDGNFIICNSCREIEVFPVQSVSEEENILKQKFGFLPLSHIFLFKGLCRKCNT
- a CDS encoding metal ABC transporter solute-binding protein, Zn/Mn family, which produces MNKISKYLITGLFFLLFLFSCQNQKNPDTSAASENAAASDKKNHISVSIPPLKWITEKIAGDDFTVTSVVSSNISPELFDPSVKTIEQLEESDLYFSFDLFAFEHKLEDAVSNPGKIYNVLENNTGLLKEAENEHAGEGHSHGEYDPHVWFSMDIDSSIAENIKNVLSEKYPEKKEIFEKNYSDFISEINSFKAGLKDSVNSKKSRIFVIYHPALTYFAKEYNLTQISVEQEGKEPTAQYLQTVIDEIRKNNVAVLLVQPQFPKSSVELISKEVPGIKIIEFNPLEENIFDNLKKLTDSLE
- a CDS encoding metal ABC transporter ATP-binding protein, whose product is MTKHLIEINNLNFKYENNIILDDVSFNITQNENIGILGRNGGGKSTLIKLILGFLKPSSGSIKYNIDRKKTGYLPQIREFDASFPISVYDLVISGLTDKKNLFRKFNSQEKRSASDIMEEFGILELQEKLINEVSGGQLQRALIARALISNPELIILDEPESFLDKNFEAKLYNKIKTLKDSTVIIISHELDEIYKYIDSVLLVEKEAKFYKDKNTFMKGR
- a CDS encoding metal ABC transporter permease, whose protein sequence is MDFITSILKYPFMQNALIVGFLSSICCGTIGTYIVNKKMVFISSSISHASYGGIGIGLYLISVFNLPIKDPILFALIFSIFSGVLILLLKDKFNLKDDLSIGIIMTFGMAVGIIFSFMTPGYQADLSTYLFGNILLSNKGNIIFLLVLDIIIIIVFFIFYKAIIYSSFDENFYNIYGVPVKFINYLLIILISSAIIINIKTIGIILIISILTIPQATASLLVKKYYLIIILSGIFSFLGILSGLYFSYSLNIPSGPAIILSLTVILLFTKGFRRLLKKTA